The DNA segment TGCAAACGCTCCAAAAGCCCCGTGTGTGGAAGTATGAGAATCCCCGCATGCAACCACAGTTCCGGGTAACGTGAGTCCCATCTCGGGACCGACGACGTGAACTACTCCCTGATCCGGATGATTGATGTCCAAAAGATCGACTTCAAAGTCCTTGCAGTTTTGAGAAAGAAGTTCCATCTGTTTTTTGGAGATCGGCCCCGCTCCGTCCCAATCTTTGTTTATTGTGGAAACGTTATGGTCCATGATCGCGAGAGTCCGATCCTTTTTACGAACCGTTCTTGCTTCCCGAATTGATCGCGGAGCGAAAATTTTTTCTATGTCATAAAAAATCGATCCGTCCAAGCCCGAGCTTGTCCAAACTTGCGGAAGCTCTGGTTCATTATGTGCAAACTAACAAATCTTAAATCTAAACATCAAGAATTAGTTATATAACTGAAATATCTCTAATTTTTATAGCTACAATTTTATAAATTACTTTTTAGAATATACAATATTAACCTGAATTTTATCATATTTATTCAATCGTTTTACCAAAAAATAATTCATTTATACATTAAAATATTTGAATATTTAACGAAACAAATTATCGCAAGTATAGAATAAAAATCCAAACAGGATCATTTTAAAGCGATTTGACTTGGATTTTTTACACAAGTCTCTCGATCTTTTTTCAAAACGAGAACGACATCGTCATAGTAATCGCCCTTACCGTAAATCCGATTTGCAGATTCGGGACTCATACCGGTATTTTGAAAACCCGCCTTTTGGTAAGAGCGAACCGCTCTCTGATTTCTTGCAGAAGGACGGATTACAAGTTCTACGAGGGAAAATTTTTTCAATAACATCTTCCTCAAAATTCGAAGAGCCTCCGTTCCAAAACCTTGACCGCATTCTTTTGGATCGGATAGCCAAATGTCCAACTCGGCTACTTTCGATTTGGGTAGATCCATCGCATATGCGATCTGTCCGATACATTCTCCGTCTCGGAGAATTCTATACGATCGCCCTAACTCCGGATTGGAACCGGTGAAATAATATTCTTCGTAATCATTATAAAATTCTTCTCGAGAAGGGATTTGAATTTCCGGAAAAAGCGGCGGACCCATCATATATCGGACCAATTCGGGATGAACCAGCCAATCATAGAATCGTTTGCGATCATTCAACGTGGAAGGTTCTAAGGTTATCAAACGATTTACTCACGAATGGAATTCTTTCCAAAGAATCAAAAACTTTCATTCTTTGGAAAGAAAAATCTATATTTAAATCTTGGAATGGATCATTTTAAAGCGATTTAATTTTATGCGAGTTTACTCGCTTCTTCATCCGTAATCTTGTAAGGACGCATCCGTTTCAAATCCATAAATAATCCGTAAAATGTCGCGGAGCAAACAAGCACCCCGTCCGATTCTCTATAAAGTTCCTGAATCACGGAAACACGGCTGCCTTTTTTAGGCTCAAATCGAGTCGTAAGTTTGGTCGTTTCCGGATATTTCAATTCCGCTTTGTATTCCAACTCTGCTTTCAAAATAACGGGGCCCACGTTTCGTTTACGAAGTTCATTGAGACTCAAACCGCTTTCATCAAACGCGGCTCTTCTTGCTTCGTCAAAATAACTCTGATAGACCCCGTTGTTTACGTGTCCATTTTCATCCAGATCCACCCAACGAACTTTAACATTATGAGAAAAGAGTTTGATTTCTTTTTTTAATTCCCGTTCTTGTTCTATCGTTTCCATAACATCTCCCAGGTAGAACAACCAGTCTACCTTTGTTTTATTTTATAAAATAGTAGACAAAATTGTCTACTATTTTATGATTTAATTTCTATCAAAGATACGGAAAATTTTTCTGAAATCAATTTATACTGAAACAATCCGAGGATAGAAATGAAAGAATCCAGGAAGCAAATTCATTCTAAATCGGATCCGGCCAGGGATAGAATTTTGAAAGCCGCAGTCAGACTTTTTTATGAAAGGGGATATTCCAATACCGGAATCAACGAAATCCTGAGCGAAGCGGGAGCCTTTAAAAAAAGTTTATACCGCTACTTCCCTTCCAAAAAAGATCTTGGGTTAAGCTATATTTCTTTTCAAGAAGAAGAGATTCTTGGATTGGCTCAAACGATCATGCACAAATATCCCAAATTTCAGGATTTTGTTCCGAACTGGATTCGATTTTTAAAAAGAAGACTGAGGACCACTTACCGCTTTGGTTGTCCTTTGGCCAATTTCTCCAATCAGACACACGAAGAACCCGAGTTGAGAAAGAGAGTGATCGAATCTCTAAATCGATGGAATCAAATTTTTGGAGCATATTTTTCCCAACCGATCTGGAAAAAAAAGAAAATTCTCGATTCTAAAACCGCCGTGGAAACTTCTGAAAAAGTTTTATTTTTGTATTCAGGAGCAATGCAGCTCTACGGAGTTACAGGAAATTCCAAATTTATAAACCGGCTCGAAACGGAATTGTTTCGAGTGGAGGAAATGATTTAGACTTTTATCAAATAGTTGTGCATCGAAGTATTGTTACAAACTCAGATTCAATCGAATCATATCCGCACACAAGATTCCGTTCTCATAAATCGGTTCGGGATAGTTTTTCAAAAAATGATCCCGTTCCACTCCGTAAATTCGAAACCCGCACTTTTGATAAAATGCAAGCTGCGACAAACTCGAGTTTCCGGTTCCTACCTCAAGCATCCGAGCGTTTAATTTTTTCGCCTTTGCGATCGAATCCGAAACCAATCGTTTTCCAAAACCCTTTCCCTGAAATTTCTCAACGACAGATATGTTGATCAATTCGAGAATCTCCGGATTCTTCCAGATCAAGACATAGACTCCAACGAGTTCGCCCTCCGCTTCCGCAATCGAACAGATTCCTTTTTTGCAATATTCTCTTACGATCGTTTGCGAAGGGTCCGCTGATAACAGCAGACCCCAAGGAAATTCTTCTTTGTCCGGATTGAGTTCTCTGATTTGAATGTTCATTTTCGATCCCTGTCCGAATTCAGAATTCCTTTTTAGAAAAGAAAGGCAATCGATTTCGGATTTTTAGATTCTCACCGCGACTTAAAAAGGATCCGGCTCTTCGAAAAAAATTTTTTCCGAATTTTTTTAGAATCAAATACAACTTGCAAGAAAGAGAATAGTCATCCATTTTCGATTAGAATTCGCGTCGCGATGGTCAAATGACTTTCAAACCCAAAAACACAAAAAAGAAATCGACAAGTTTTAAAAATCCAGAGGTTGCCGAAATTTTTAAAACCTACCCGGAAAAGATCCGCGAAAAACTTCTCATATTGAGGGAACTCATTTTCGAAACCGCGAGTAACACGGAAGGTGTGGGAATGTTGGAAGAAACTTTGAAATGGGGACAACCGAG comes from the Leptospira sp. WS92.C1 genome and includes:
- a CDS encoding acyl-CoA thioesterase produces the protein METIEQERELKKEIKLFSHNVKVRWVDLDENGHVNNGVYQSYFDEARRAAFDESGLSLNELRKRNVGPVILKAELEYKAELKYPETTKLTTRFEPKKGSRVSVIQELYRESDGVLVCSATFYGLFMDLKRMRPYKITDEEASKLA
- a CDS encoding GNAT family N-acetyltransferase, coding for MNIQIRELNPDKEEFPWGLLLSADPSQTIVREYCKKGICSIAEAEGELVGVYVLIWKNPEILELINISVVEKFQGKGFGKRLVSDSIAKAKKLNARMLEVGTGNSSLSQLAFYQKCGFRIYGVERDHFLKNYPEPIYENGILCADMIRLNLSL
- a CDS encoding GNAT family N-acetyltransferase, with product MITLEPSTLNDRKRFYDWLVHPELVRYMMGPPLFPEIQIPSREEFYNDYEEYYFTGSNPELGRSYRILRDGECIGQIAYAMDLPKSKVAELDIWLSDPKECGQGFGTEALRILRKMLLKKFSLVELVIRPSARNQRAVRSYQKAGFQNTGMSPESANRIYGKGDYYDDVVLVLKKDRETCVKNPSQIALK
- a CDS encoding TetR/AcrR family transcriptional regulator, translated to MKESRKQIHSKSDPARDRILKAAVRLFYERGYSNTGINEILSEAGAFKKSLYRYFPSKKDLGLSYISFQEEEILGLAQTIMHKYPKFQDFVPNWIRFLKRRLRTTYRFGCPLANFSNQTHEEPELRKRVIESLNRWNQIFGAYFSQPIWKKKKILDSKTAVETSEKVLFLYSGAMQLYGVTGNSKFINRLETELFRVEEMI